AATAAAAGGAACAACAGTGAGGAGTTGTCGTGGGAAGCGCCTAAATACCGAAAAAGTctttcgccccactttatatataaagcgccTAAATTATCAGATCAAATCATGTTTATCTCATTCTCTTTATTTTCTGTCGGCTGATTAAAAGGAAAAACCAAACGGTAGGGCGTGACTGCCTCTTGCCCCTGTGTGACTCTCAGATAATCACGGGTGTGATGGCgtgttctttctattttctgttctcTTCTATCTCACGCGCGACTTGAGTTTTCTTCTTTGTTCGACTCAATAAACGGAAACAAATCAAGGAGGGGCGCGCTCGCGCGGGAGAAGGACGGCGGGGCGTGGTCGTCGGTCACCCAGCGCGCGGATCTCACCGGCCAGAGCGTGTGGTGGCCACGATGACAAGGAACAGCCTGCAGCGCCCTTCGGTCTGCTCGGTcaaagaccggaccggaccgacaAAATATCGGGCCCAAATTCTGTAACCGGACCGGCTAATTTCTTCAACGGGCCAGGACCGAACGGTCCGGTCCCGAACGGGCCACGAGCGGGCCGAAAAGCCCGCTCGCTCCGTCCAGCCTGAGCAATAGGTGTCGGCACCCTCGGCGCCTGCAGAGTTGGAGGTGCCGGCACCATCGACGCCTGCAGAGACGGAGAAGCCGATGGTGTCGCCGACGAGGGCATGGCCGTGGACAAAGGCTTGCTTGTGGTGGGTGATCCAGGGCGGCAGCGGGAGGATGTCGCAGTGCCAGAACCTGTGACATGCGGGGCGGATCCCCCTCCACACCAGGGCCTCGAACTGCGGCCGCTCCTCCGCCATGTGCAGCGCTCCCCCTGATCGGATGGGGTGAGAATATCGGGAGGAGAGTAAACCTTACGTGAATTGTGATCTCGCAGGTGGCGAGCTCTCTCCCGTATCCTTTTATATGGCGCTGGCGATAGGGGACCCAAAACCTGAGTTGGGTTAGTTCTGATCGAGGCTCACGTACGTTGGTACGTGGACCCCTTCACTTATCGTTATCCCcttaattttttttctgttagacTAATAGATCTAACTGGCCTGTTAAGCCGTCAGATTAAAACCAAAATGCTGTTCCCGCGGTCGGCCACGACGACCTTGCTCTCCGAGGTGGTGGGCAAGAAATGAACGGTGTGATGGTTCCCCATGGAGTAGTCGAGCTGCGGCGGCCTTATGACCAGCTCGGTTTTTGGCCGATCAATCTtgggcgccgccgcctccgccgccgccagattAGTGGTGCTGGAGATCCTTCTTCTTGTCGTGTTGGCCTCGGCGTGCGTCAGTACTGTTGGCAACACCTTGCCATGCGCGGCCGCTTGTTCCGCCATGGGGTGAAAAAAATTAATCTTGAGGAGGTCCAAGCGCCGGAGCGAATACAAGCGCCTGTGGCTGTCATACAACCCAAGGTTCAGGATCCGCCGCATGCCGCCGTTCATCCTTCCTCTCTCTCCGACGATCTACAGAGCAAGTTGGCACAGATCTACAGAgctgagcggcggcggcggtgaaccTGGAGCTGAGCGGCGGCGGAGGGAGATAATAGGAACGGAGGTAGGTCCATCATGGGCTGGATCCAATGTTTTCATTCGTTTTTTGCACTTGCATCTAAAAAAAATCGTTTTTTGCACTTTGTTTCttcgttttttatttgtttttcttttttggttttctttgttcttttggttATTAATCTACATTTTTTTCATACgtcaacaacatttttctaatacacatcTAATATTTTtccaatacttgttcaacatttttcaaatacttgttcaacaagtATTTCTCAAGGTTTTCTTAAAGCTATTGACAGGGCCAACAACTTTAATTGGCATTATTTACATGTTGTTAATACTGCTAGGGGATCCTTTTGGGTCTTAAGagaaatttatttgaggtgattgAGTTTATTAATAATAGGTTTTACATTAAAGCTACTGTTAAGAACAAAGATGATGGTTTTAGTTGGCATTTGGTGATAGTTTATGGTTCTGCTTATCCTGAATTTAAAATGAATTTTATTTTGGATACTGCCTCATACCCCATTTTTGTCTGTGGTGATTTCAATTTAGTCAGATATGAAAGTGAGAAAAGTAGTGGGCCGGTTAATCAACACACTGCTTTTATTTTCAATGACTGGATAAATAGATGGGGGATGTTGAAATTCCTGTTCCTAATAGAGGATATATTTGGTCTAATAATCAAGATGATCCCATTTTTGCTATCCTTGATAGAGTGTTCACCTCCGTGGACTCGGATTCTCACTTCCCACTATGCTCTCTTACTGCTCTTCCCAGGGTGGGGAGTGACCACACTCCACTGATCCTGGATAATGGGGCTAGGAAATCCTTAAACCCCAAAATATTTAGATTTGAGAAATGGTGGTTGTCACAACCTGGTTTTCACCGAATGGTTCGTGAAGTCCGGTCTTCTGTTTCTTCTTCGGTTTCCTCTGTTGACAATTGGCTATCCAAAACAAGAGCTCTTAGGAAGAAAACTAAAGGGTGGTCTATAAATGTTGAAGCTGCTcttaagaaaaagaagaaatctctCCTTATGGAGTTTGACTTGTTGGATGTCTTGTCTGAATACCAGCAACTGTTTGTTGTAGACTGTAATAGGATGAAAAGTATTAAAAAATAATTTGATGATATTTGCAAAAGAGGAAACTGCCCTTTGGCAAAGATCCAGAGATAGAAAAATCCTTGAAGGAGAAAAGGGAACAAAAGTGCTCCTGATTCGGTtatttctctgatttttttcatcCAATTTTTGTGTGAAAAAAAGTTTATCAAAACCTACCAACATGAGATCTAATTTttaagatctcgacgcgaggaatccaacagtgaaaacggttcaagatttggacgcgctgtttaagagataaaacattttgaataaacggatctacggaaaaaagggaaaactcattTTCCTTTgagccacttgtcgcaacctgggtaGGGGGGAGTGATCTTTGAACGGAGTACTCATCAATTAGTGATTTCGGGCTTCCATATATATTGGGCTCTTTGCTAATGGACTGTACAATTTAATCGAAACATCTATTATCTCCAgaccaaaaaatgttcatgatttcaaaaaatgtttgtgaattctgTTCGCAAATTCGATATTGTTCTTGAATTTAAAAACTGATCATGAATTTGAAATATGTTTGCgcattttaaaaaaaatctatgaatGGAAAATATGTTACTGGATCTAAAAAAATCatatatttaaaaattgttcaccaaTTAAATATATTTATGAATTAAAAATGTCCATGAATTCGGAAAAATtgataatttcaaaaaatattcacagtATTTAAAAAATGGTTACAAAttaaaaaaacaactcaaaatttcaaaaaatattcatgaactcTATAATATTCATGATCTCAAACACAGTTCACGAACtcaaagaaaagagaaataaaagaaatgATACAAAATAGAAAACCAAGTGGGGAACACATTGAAAAAACCCAATACACTTGGTTCACATTATCAatgtcttttttcttcttcttttctttgcgGGGGCCTCATTATTAAGAGGTAATAGCACCCTGGATCCATGAACTTGTGCAGGATGTGATGATTTAGTCTAAAACTTGCAAAAGGTAACTTGACCTCTTATGTGATGTTTTGGTCCACATCGAATCACAGATCGACAAGTGGCAGGCGAGAGCTTGGACTGGTCAGCGACAGCGTTTTTGCACAAAGCCCCTGCAGTCCTGTCGATTTAACCCGTAGTAGTTCACACCTGAATTAAATACGGCGTTTTTGCACCCCGGCCGTACGCCGGGTTCGCGGGGCCGTCGATTTAATACTCGCTGCAAGTCGATGCCGCGGTGCAGGTGCCTGCCGGTGGATGCGTCCTGGAGATCCCGGCGCAGGACGTACGCCGGACGTCGCGCTCGCGGCTATGCACGTGCACACATTGTCACGCTAGCTATATTCGGCCTCTCCCAGCATCGCTCTCTGCAAATATTTTGTTCCAAACTATTCCCTCCGTTTCACAATACATGTCTTCTATTTATCGACATGTTTTAGTATATGGATGCATTCATTTTGGACAAAtgaaagtcaagtattttggaacggaggaagtagtactATACTCTTCTGTTGGTCTTGGTCACCCATGGTCAGTCTAGCGAGTTTGGATGTATCCTGCGGCATCATCACGAGTAAGCCGCAGCGCCCGCGCGTAATCGAGAGATATATATATGCTTGTGAACTCGGTGATTACTCtgctcctgatgcatgttttggttGGAAAACTGGCAACGACACCGTTGATAAGACGATGTGATCTTTGCTTGGAGGTGAAGTACAATTTATTTGGGGTAAAGGTTCCTGGACGTGACGTTTTTTTTCTTTCATCATGATGCACACCGccaattttattaaaaaaataaataGGTCTGAAACGTACATAGTATCAACTAAAAcggcaaaaagaaaaaagaaaacaccaCAAATAGTGGGTACCCCGTGAGTCCGTGACGTAAGCGGACAAATGTGTCCAAAATTCATAGTTGACTCAATATATCGCTTCATACTTTGCTACCCCGTGATCGACGTACGTCTCCATCACCTGTGACATGTCCGATCTGAATCTATCTGCAACTCTGCGTAAAATAAAATTGTTGGAGAATGATGGTTTATGAAAAACTAGGGAGCATATATAAAATAATACAACGGGGTATCGGCATGTGATGGCACAAACAATTTGTCATTTCAACTTTTATTTAGTGCTTCATGAACAAGACCGCTAAATTCAAAGGCAACCTCTCAGTTGGCAGTCGAACAGACGGAGAAAAAAGAATAGGAAATGGTACTGGTGCTAGGAAAAAAATATTCTTATACGGGCTGGGCTTTGTTTTTTTTTCGGATGTGCATGGGGCCATGGGCCATGACCCACGAGTCCTTGAAAACTGACCCATGAATTTACATTGGTGCAGCTGGGAGCGGAGTTCGTGGGCACGTTCATCCTCATCTTCTTCGCGACGGCGGCGCCGATCGTGAACCTGAAGTACGGCGGCATGATCTCGCCGTTCGGGAACGCGGCGTGCGCGGGCCTGGTGGTGACAACCATCATCCTGTCGACGGGCCAGAGATATCGCCTGGTCTGTAATGATGACTGTGCGTGTGTGGCAGGCCGACGATAGGAGGGTCGATGAACCCCGTGAGGACACTGGGGCCGGCGGTGGCCGCGGGGAACTACAGGCAGCTGTGGATTTACCTGGTGGCGCCGACGCTGGGCGCAGTGTGCGGCGCCGGGGTGCAAAAACGCCGTATTTAATTCAGGTGTGAACTACTGCGGGTTGATTCAACGAAACGGCAGAGGCCTTTGTGCAAAAATGCCAGTGCTGACCGGTCCACCCTCCGAACTGCCATTTGTCACGCTATGATTCGCTCTGGACTAAATCATCACATAGGGGGTCAAGTTGTGGGAGTCCTCAGTTACAAATTGCTAGTTttggactaaatcatcacatcttGGGTAAGTTCATGGATCCAGAATGCTATTACAGCAATCAGTATTGTGGTGCTTCATGACATTAGGAGCAATACCTATCATTCAATACACAACAACACTAATTGGTAAAGAAACATTCTCTCCATCTTTCAATACACAACAACACAAAATAGAGGTCCGCTTTTGCTAGATACCTATCTGTTTTTTTTCCCAAGAAATACCTATCATTTTCTTCTTGGATAGCATTATATTCAGCGATGAGATCCGTAACATCTTCCCAGTAATTAGTGAGAACCAATGAAATGATGGGTCCAAAGTACAAACGCACATCACCTCACTGCTAGAGGCTACAATCATCAATAACCCAGACTGGATATGTATGGTACTATTTAAGTTCAGGACCATATGCATTATATGTTCAGTCTCTGCATTATGTGTACTAGTGCTAACTAAAATATTGCTTGTAGAGGGTATTCCGGATCGTTGCTGTGCGTCTAGAATAGCAGTTCCGATGTGCTTTGTACACAGATTTTGCCACCAATATTTTCATACACCCTGTTAACATTATAacgaaattaatgaagaaattaaGATGAAGAGGATATTAGAAACTATCTATAGTGCAACAAGAAAACGGAACTATAAATTTTGTACTGGgaaaatgtagacatgtgttgaaaaaaataaaacaaaacaagagaaaatgaagaaaaccaataagaaacaaagaaaacaaaagttAGCAAAGAAAGAAAATGAGAAAACAAAGTAAACCAAANNNNNNNNNNNNNNNNNNNNNNNNNNNNNNNNNNNNNNNNNNNNNNNNNNNNNNNNNNNNNNNNNNNNNNNNNNNNNNNNNNNNNNNNNNNNNNNNNNNNNNNNNNNNNNNNNNNNNNNNNNNNNNNNNNNNNNNNNNNNNNNNNNNNNNNNNNNNNNNNNNNNNNNNNNNNNNNNNNNNNNNNNNNNNNNNNNNNNNNNNNNNNNNNNNNNNNNNNNNGGGACTGTTATGAGCGGCAGTGACTAACCGTGCTAAATGCGCCAACCCGCTATTGGTCACCCGATGGGCCATCTGGCGTGTGAGAAGACAAGGGTGTTTCATGAACTGATTTTCGAAAGTCCTAAGACCACGCATCAGTTCGTGAAAAAATATTTAAGAGAGCTTGAAGACTACAAACCTAAATCAGCACCACGATGAGAAGCTCAACACCAACTTGACCGACCGATTCGGTGGTTCCCTCCGTCATCAGGGGTCACAAAAGATTCGGGTTGATCTCAGAGGAAAGGCTCTTCATCAGCGGTTTGCAAAGATTCAAAGGGGCATTACATAGGTGCCTCGACACTTAAATTACTAGGATATGTGGATCCGACTAGTTCGGGAATGATTGGCACTAGCGGCCGATCTCAATCTCCAGCATCTACTCATCGCCACTAATTGCAAGCATTTGGTTGATGATATCAAGACTGGAATGATTTGGATGGCATTATCATAAGGGACATTTTACCTACTTAGATAGTTTTGTTTCTTGCGCTTTCATTTATAAGAGTAGAGCTTCCAACCTCGAGGCATATGGTCTACCTAAACTCGTTCTAGGTCCTCCTGGAGGACGTAATCTATGGCTTCTCCAACCTCGCAACGTAAACTTTGTCCCAATGGACACTGTTACCAATCAATAAATAAGAGTATGTTTAGACTAAAAAAATGAGGAATCAGTATGAGCGACAAACAGTTGTTGTGTGGATATATAGCAAACACAAGATTGCAATTGGGGCCTCTATTTGATGCTCTTTGCGTCAAATATGAGGCTTGCTGCACAGGGGATCATCTTGGTGGGTCGACCCATGCATACAACATGAGTCGAGAGAGAGCGAGCTACTCTAGCAGACGGTTTACTTTAGCGGACCCAGATACTGTAGGTTGTAGCGAACCGAGGCTACTATAAGGATCCCGGGTTACAGTAGTGACCAATGTTTTTtaattttgaaaatatttttaacacaatcatatttttAAATGATGAATAATTTTTTAaacgtgaatattttttgaaattacgaaCATGGTTTGAAATTGGGAACATTTTCTGGAAACACAAAGTTTTTTGAAAATACtccaatattttttgaattttggaaCCATTTTGAAAACTgtgata
The window above is part of the Triticum aestivum cultivar Chinese Spring chromosome 2A, IWGSC CS RefSeq v2.1, whole genome shotgun sequence genome. Proteins encoded here:
- the LOC123186818 gene encoding aquaporin NIP3-1-like, with the protein product MPPFILPLSPTIYRASWHRSTELSGGGGEPGAERRRREIIGTELGAEFVGTFILIFFATAAPIVNLKYGGMISPFGNAACAGLVVTTIILSTGPTIGGSMNPVRTLGPAVAAGNYRQLWIYLVAPTLGAVCGAGVQKRRI
- the LOC123186817 gene encoding uncharacterized protein: MRRILNLGLYDSHRRLYSLRRLDLLKINFFHPMAEQAAAHGKVLPTVLTHAEANTTRRRISSTTNLAAAEAAAPKIDRPKTELVIRPPQLDYSMGNHHTVHFLPTTSESKVVVADRGNSILVLI